From the genome of Nicotiana sylvestris chromosome 2, ASM39365v2, whole genome shotgun sequence, one region includes:
- the LOC104222313 gene encoding epoxide hydrolase 2 — protein sequence MEKIQHKNLSVNGINMHIAEIGEGPTAILFLHGFPELWYTWRHQLISLSSRGYRAIAPDLRGYGDTDAPPSPSSYTVFHIVGDLIALLDTLGLDQVFLVGHDWGAIIAWYLCLLRPDRIKALVNMSVVFHPRHPKRKPIESMRAVLGDDYYICRFQEYGQVEEEFARVDTARLIAKFLISRNPAPLRVSKEKGFGGSSHTPIKLPSWLSEEDIDYYANKFSQKGFTGGLNYYRAMDLNWELTAPWTGMQIKVPVKFIVGDLDLTYNTPGVKEYIHKGGFQKMVPFLQEVVIMEGVGHFINEERPEEINDHIYDFIQKF from the exons ATGGAGAAAATACAGCACAAGAATCTCAGTGTAAACGGCATAAATATGCACATAGCTGAAATTGGTGAAGGTCCAACAGCAATATTATTCCTCCATGGATTCCCTGAGCTCTGGTACACGTGGCGCCACCAATTGATTTCTCTCTCTTCCAGAGGTTACCGTGCAATAGCTCCTGACCTACGTGGCTATGGCGACACAGATGCGCCTCCTTCTCCTTCTAGTTATACGGTTTTCCATATCGTTGGTGACCTTATTGCCCTTCTTGATACTTTGGGTCTCGATCAG GTGTTCCTTGTTGGACATGACTGGGGTGCTATTATAGCTTGGTACTTATGCCTTCTTCGACCTGATAGGATCAAGGCACTGGTTAACATGAGCGTCGTCTTCCACCCTAGGCATCCGAAGAGAAAGCCTATTGAATCTATGCGTGCTGTTCTCGGGGATGATTACTATATTTGCAGATTTCAG gAATATGGACAGGTGGAAGAGGAGTTTGCTCGTGTTGATACTGCGAGACTAATCGCAAAGTTCTTAATATCTCGTAATCCAGCCCCCCTTCGTGTATCTAAAGAGAAAGGATTTGGGGGTTCAAGTCATACTCCAATCAAATTGCCATCTTGGTTGTCAGAAGAGGATATCGACTACTACGCAAATAAGTTCAGCCAGAAAGGTTTTACTGGTGGATTAAACTATTATCGCGCTATGGACCT AAACTGGGAGCTGACCGCGCCATGGACAGGGATGCAAATAAAGGTCCCGGTTAAGTTTATCGTAGGGGATCTTGACCTAACTTACAATACACCTGGTGTAAAGGAATATATCCACAAAGGTGGCTTCCAAAAGATGGTGCCATTTTTGCAGGAAGTAGTTATCATGGAAGGAGTTGGACACTTCATCAATGAAGAAAGACCAGAAGAAATTAATGACCACATTTATGACTTTATCCAGAAGTTCTGA
- the LOC104222314 gene encoding probable pectinesterase/pectinesterase inhibitor 41 isoform X1 yields the protein MDNNISKLFMAYYSLSFTLILLVLFSFSQSSAADILPIINPVSPYTICKFTPFPNFCKSMLPTTENVTSNTNVYDYGRFSVHKSLSSAHKFLSLIHKYLRKSKSLTLTATRALEDCQVLAELNIDYLSSTFKTVNETCKILPILEAEDVQTLLSAILTNTQTCLDGLQETDFPWSLRNGILTPLIDDKKLYSVSLALFIKGWVPNKKKRSKSHPISQKQSAFRNGHLPLKMSARNREIFESISRRKLLQQQDDDQALEDDDQVLVSDIVIVNQDGSGNFSTINEAVAVAPNKTDSTTGYFLVYIGAGVYEEYVHISKNKKYLMMIGDGINQTIITGNHSYGVDNFTTYNSSTFAAHGQGFVAVNITFQNTAGAINHQAVAVRNSADLSAFYSCSFEGYQDTLYVHSLRQFYRECDIYGTVDFIFGNAAAVFQNCNLYPKLPLENQFNAITAQGRTDPNQNTGISIQNCTINPADDLRFSNSSTQTYLGRPWKEYSRTIYAQNFIDGFINPLGWKEWSGDFALNTSYYAEFNNTGPGSNTSDRVTWPGFHVIDATDAANFTVSEFLLGEDWLPRTGVPYFDSLLEA from the exons ATGGATAACAATATTTCTAAGCTTTTCATGGCTTATTACAGCCTTTCTTTCACTCTAATACTACTTGTTCTGTTTTCATTTTCTCAATCTTCTGCTGCTGATATTCTTCCAATTATCAACCCTGTCTCTCCTTACACCATTTGCAAGTTCACTCCCTTTCCTAATTTCTGTAAATCCATGCTCCCAACAACTGAGAATGTCACATCCAATACTAATGTCTATGACTACGGTCGATTTTCTGTTCATAAATCCTTATCTTCAGCTCATAAGTTCCTTTCCCTGATTCACAAATACCTTAGAAAATCCAAAAGTTTAACACTTACCGCCACTCGCGCTTTAGAAGATTGTCAAGTTTTGGCTGAGCTAAACATTGACTATCTATCAAGCACTTTCAAGACTGTTAATGAAACTTGCAAGATTTTACCAATCTTGGAAGCAGAGGATGTGCAAACTTTGCTAAGTGCTATTTTGACAAATACACAAACTTGTTTAGATGGTCTCCAAGAAACTGATTTTCCTTGGAGTTTGAGAAATGGCATTTTAACCCCTCTCATAGATGACAAAAAGCTTTATAGTGTTTCTTTAGCTTTGTTCATAAAAGGGTGGGTTCCCAACAAGAAAAAAAGATCCAAATCTCACCCAATTAGCCAAAAGCAGTCAGCTTTCAGAAATGGCCATTTGCCTTTGAAAATGTCTGCAAGAAACAGGGAGATATTTGAGAGCATCAGCAGGAGAAAGCTGCTCCAGCAGCAAGATGATGATCAGGCTTTG GAAGATGATGACCAGGTTTTGGTGAGTGACATTGTGATTGTAAACCAAGATGGAAGTGGGAATTTTAGCACCATAAATGAAGCTGTGGCTGTTGCTCCAAACAAAACTGATAGTACTACAGGCTACTTTCTCGTATATATCGGTGCTGGTGTGTATGAGGAGTATGTTCACATTTCCAAGAACAAGAAGTATTTGATGATGATTGGTGATGGTATCAACCAAACAATTATCACAGGAAATCATAGCTATGGTGTTGATAACTTCACAACATATAATTCTTCTACATTTG CAGCGCACGGCCAAGGATTTGTAGCAGTTAACATTACATTCCAAAACACAGCAGGAGCAATCAACCACCAAGCAGTTGCAGTCCGAAATAGTGCAGATTTATCCGCTTTCTACAGCTGCAGCTTCGAGGGGTACCAAGACACACTATATGTGCACTCCCTCAGACAATTTTACAGAGAGTGCGACATTTATGGCACAGTAGATTTCATATTTGGTAACGCTGCTGCTGTTTTTCAAAACTGTAACTTATATCCAAAACTCCCTTTAGAAAATCAGTTCAATGCAATAACAGCACAAGGCAGAACAGATCCAAACCAAAACACAGGAATATCAATTCAAAATTGCACCATAAATCCAGCAGATGACTTGAGATTTAGCAACAGTAGTACACAAACATATCTTGGTAGGCCTTGGAAGGAGTACTCGAGGACTATTTATGCGCAAAATTTTATCGATGGATTTATTAATCCATTAGGTTGGAAAGAATGGTCAGGGGATTTTGCACTTAATACAAGTTATTATGCAGAGTTTAATAACACAGGACCAGGTTCTAACACTAGTGATAGAGTCACTTGGCCTGGTTTTCATGTTATCGATGCTACTGATGCCGCTAATTTCACAGTTTCTGAATTTCTACTTGGAGAGGATTGGTTGCCACGGACTGGAGTGCCATACTTTGATAGTTTATTAGAAGCATGA
- the LOC104222314 gene encoding probable pectinesterase/pectinesterase inhibitor 41 isoform X2, giving the protein MDNNISKLFMAYYSLSFTLILLVLFSFSQSSAADILPIINPVSPYTICKFTPFPNFCKSMLPTTENVTSNTNVYDYGRFSVHKSLSSAHKFLSLIHKYLRKSKSLTLTATRALEDCQVLAELNIDYLSSTFKTVNETCKILPILEAEDVQTLLSAILTNTQTCLDGLQETDFPWSLRNGILTPLIDDKKLYSVSLALFIKGWVPNKKKRSKSHPISQKQSAFRNGHLPLKMSARNREIFESISRRKLLQQQDDDQALEDDDQVLVSDIVIVNQDGSGNFSTINEAVAVAPNKTDSTTGYFLVYIGAGVYEEYVHISKNKKYLMMIGDGINQTIITGNHSYGVDNFTTYNSSTFAHGQGFVAVNITFQNTAGAINHQAVAVRNSADLSAFYSCSFEGYQDTLYVHSLRQFYRECDIYGTVDFIFGNAAAVFQNCNLYPKLPLENQFNAITAQGRTDPNQNTGISIQNCTINPADDLRFSNSSTQTYLGRPWKEYSRTIYAQNFIDGFINPLGWKEWSGDFALNTSYYAEFNNTGPGSNTSDRVTWPGFHVIDATDAANFTVSEFLLGEDWLPRTGVPYFDSLLEA; this is encoded by the exons ATGGATAACAATATTTCTAAGCTTTTCATGGCTTATTACAGCCTTTCTTTCACTCTAATACTACTTGTTCTGTTTTCATTTTCTCAATCTTCTGCTGCTGATATTCTTCCAATTATCAACCCTGTCTCTCCTTACACCATTTGCAAGTTCACTCCCTTTCCTAATTTCTGTAAATCCATGCTCCCAACAACTGAGAATGTCACATCCAATACTAATGTCTATGACTACGGTCGATTTTCTGTTCATAAATCCTTATCTTCAGCTCATAAGTTCCTTTCCCTGATTCACAAATACCTTAGAAAATCCAAAAGTTTAACACTTACCGCCACTCGCGCTTTAGAAGATTGTCAAGTTTTGGCTGAGCTAAACATTGACTATCTATCAAGCACTTTCAAGACTGTTAATGAAACTTGCAAGATTTTACCAATCTTGGAAGCAGAGGATGTGCAAACTTTGCTAAGTGCTATTTTGACAAATACACAAACTTGTTTAGATGGTCTCCAAGAAACTGATTTTCCTTGGAGTTTGAGAAATGGCATTTTAACCCCTCTCATAGATGACAAAAAGCTTTATAGTGTTTCTTTAGCTTTGTTCATAAAAGGGTGGGTTCCCAACAAGAAAAAAAGATCCAAATCTCACCCAATTAGCCAAAAGCAGTCAGCTTTCAGAAATGGCCATTTGCCTTTGAAAATGTCTGCAAGAAACAGGGAGATATTTGAGAGCATCAGCAGGAGAAAGCTGCTCCAGCAGCAAGATGATGATCAGGCTTTG GAAGATGATGACCAGGTTTTGGTGAGTGACATTGTGATTGTAAACCAAGATGGAAGTGGGAATTTTAGCACCATAAATGAAGCTGTGGCTGTTGCTCCAAACAAAACTGATAGTACTACAGGCTACTTTCTCGTATATATCGGTGCTGGTGTGTATGAGGAGTATGTTCACATTTCCAAGAACAAGAAGTATTTGATGATGATTGGTGATGGTATCAACCAAACAATTATCACAGGAAATCATAGCTATGGTGTTGATAACTTCACAACATATAATTCTTCTACATTTG CGCACGGCCAAGGATTTGTAGCAGTTAACATTACATTCCAAAACACAGCAGGAGCAATCAACCACCAAGCAGTTGCAGTCCGAAATAGTGCAGATTTATCCGCTTTCTACAGCTGCAGCTTCGAGGGGTACCAAGACACACTATATGTGCACTCCCTCAGACAATTTTACAGAGAGTGCGACATTTATGGCACAGTAGATTTCATATTTGGTAACGCTGCTGCTGTTTTTCAAAACTGTAACTTATATCCAAAACTCCCTTTAGAAAATCAGTTCAATGCAATAACAGCACAAGGCAGAACAGATCCAAACCAAAACACAGGAATATCAATTCAAAATTGCACCATAAATCCAGCAGATGACTTGAGATTTAGCAACAGTAGTACACAAACATATCTTGGTAGGCCTTGGAAGGAGTACTCGAGGACTATTTATGCGCAAAATTTTATCGATGGATTTATTAATCCATTAGGTTGGAAAGAATGGTCAGGGGATTTTGCACTTAATACAAGTTATTATGCAGAGTTTAATAACACAGGACCAGGTTCTAACACTAGTGATAGAGTCACTTGGCCTGGTTTTCATGTTATCGATGCTACTGATGCCGCTAATTTCACAGTTTCTGAATTTCTACTTGGAGAGGATTGGTTGCCACGGACTGGAGTGCCATACTTTGATAGTTTATTAGAAGCATGA
- the LOC104222318 gene encoding uncharacterized protein: protein MDWARKLDDALWANRTAFKTLIGMLPCKLVFGKPYHLPVELEHSALWAFRQLNLDIERAGTSRVTELHELDEFFYDAFESTRLYKERMKMMHDKNIHERSFKPGDMILLYNSRLRLFPGKSRWSGPFRGVEMHSTGAVEITSEDGPCKFKVNGQRL, encoded by the coding sequence ATGGATTGGGCAAgaaagttagatgatgcactctgggccaaTCGTACCgctttcaaaactctgattggCATGTTACCATGTAAATTGGTATTTGGGAAGCCGTATCACTTACCAGTAGAGTTGGAGCATAGCGCTTTGTGGGCATTTCGGCAGTTGAATCTCGATATAGAAAGGGCGGGTACAAGTAGAGTCACAGAGTTACACGAGCTTGATGAGTTTTTCTATgatgcttttgagagcacaagactatacaaggagagaatgaagatgaTGCATGACAAAAATATTCATGAGCGGAGCTTTAAACCTGGAGATATGATATTGCTATACAATTCAAGATTGAGGTTGTTTCCGGGCAAGTCAAGATGGTCAGGACCATTTCGTGGGGTAGAGATGCATTCAACAGGAGCCGTCGAGATTACATCGGAAGATGGCCCCTGCAAGTTCAAAGTTAATGGGCAAAGACTATAA
- the LOC138886276 gene encoding uncharacterized protein, translating into MVEQNMEVFMDDFSVVGNSFDDCLMNLKRVLKRVAFEELKKRLVFAPIIVAPDCEQPFELMCDASDYAVRAVLGQRKDKVMHPIYYASRTLSGARLNYTVTEKEMLAVVFAFDKFRSYLIGSKRTENQVAGHLSRLEGIEKKVEVEKIVEIFPDKQLLATSLEVAPWYTDIANYLASGIVPYDLFSVQKKKFFRDYRMYYWDEPYLFRICVDNMIRRCIPEIDQSSILQACHSSPYGDHFGGVRIAAKVLESGFYWTTLFKDAHF; encoded by the exons ATGGTAGAGCAAAAtatggaggttttcatggatgacttctcagtggtggggaactcATTCGATGATTGCCTTATGAACTTGAAAAGAGTATTGAAGAG GGTAGCTTTTGAGGAATTAAAGAAGAGGCTGGTGTTTGCACCTATCATAGTTGCACCCGATTGTGAGCAACCATTTGAGCtgatgtgtgatgcaagcgaCTATGCTGTGAGAGCAGTTCTTGGGCAGCGAAAAGATAAAGTCatgcatccaatctactatgcaAGTAGAACCTTGAGTGGTGCCCGACTAAATTACACAGTGACCGAGAAGGAGATGCTAGCAGTGGTGTTCGCATTTGACAAATTCAGGTCATACCTGATAGGCTCTAAG agaacggagaaccaAGTGGCTGGTCACTTGTCTAGGCTGGAAGGAATAGAGAAGAAGGTTGAGGTGGAAAAGATTGTGGAGATTTTTCCGGATAAACAACTGTTGGCCACGAGCCTTGAGGTAGCGCCATGGTATACAGACATTGCAAACTACCTGGCAAGCGGTATTGTCCCCTATGACCTTTTCTCTgtccaaaagaaaaagttctttcgtgaCTATCgtatgtattattgggatgagccttatctGTTCAGGATTTGTGTTGATAACATGATCCGGAGATGTATCCCTGAGATTGAccaatcttctattttgcaggcttgtcactCATCCCCATATGGTGACCATTTCGGGGGTGTAAGGATAGCTGCTAAAGTGTTAGAGTCAGGCTTTTACTGGACGACATTGTTCAAAGATGCACATTTCTAG